The Rhodothermales bacterium genome includes a region encoding these proteins:
- a CDS encoding XRE family transcriptional regulator codes for MEPSVDNLRLILGLKLKNLRQAQGSSLKAVAAEAGVSISYLSEIEKGKKYPKPEKLLDLARALGVPFDELVSQQVDESLAALKQAIASPFAQEFPFRLFGVEPQDLVSLMASLPDKAGALIRTFAEVSRNYDVRVEHVLFAALRSYQQLHGNHFPALEARAAAYRAEKGWNDEPLRAETLRAVLEDEHGYTFDTETLRTHPDLRGFRSVFVADGGPTGGPKLFVNAGLLPSQQAFLYARELGFEVLGGGERPETSSWLKVTSFEQVLNNFEASYFAGALLISRAALGRDLSAFFQQSVWDEAAFLAAFDRYHATPEMFFYRLTQLIPADFGLREIYFMRFNNARGTDRYTLTKVLNMSHVPVPHGFRRDEHYCRRWPSMAALQALDAQQSAGKGDRPIVQVQRSHFLNDGATFFEIALARPLALTEGTNTAVSIGFLATEGFKRAVRFWNDDAVPSRDVNLTCERCPLPPDVCHVRAAPPTVLEDRARQARREQALADLGVTLD; via the coding sequence ATGGAACCCAGCGTTGACAACCTCCGCCTCATTCTCGGGCTCAAGCTCAAGAATCTCAGGCAGGCGCAGGGCTCTTCGCTGAAGGCCGTCGCGGCGGAGGCGGGCGTGTCGATCTCGTACCTCTCCGAGATCGAGAAGGGCAAGAAGTACCCGAAGCCGGAGAAGCTGCTCGACCTCGCGCGCGCGCTCGGCGTGCCGTTCGACGAGCTCGTGTCGCAGCAGGTCGATGAGTCGCTCGCCGCGCTCAAGCAGGCGATTGCCTCGCCGTTCGCGCAGGAGTTTCCGTTCCGGCTCTTCGGCGTCGAGCCGCAGGACCTCGTGAGCCTGATGGCGAGCCTGCCCGACAAGGCGGGCGCCCTCATCCGCACGTTCGCCGAGGTCTCACGCAACTACGACGTGCGCGTCGAGCACGTCCTCTTCGCCGCGCTCCGGAGCTACCAGCAACTCCACGGGAACCACTTCCCCGCGCTCGAAGCCCGCGCCGCTGCCTACCGTGCCGAGAAGGGGTGGAACGACGAGCCGCTCCGGGCCGAGACGCTACGCGCCGTGCTGGAGGACGAGCACGGCTACACCTTCGACACCGAGACGCTGCGGACGCACCCCGATCTGCGAGGCTTCCGCTCCGTCTTCGTCGCCGACGGGGGGCCGACGGGCGGGCCGAAGCTCTTCGTCAACGCGGGCCTGCTCCCGTCGCAGCAGGCGTTCCTCTACGCTCGCGAGCTCGGCTTCGAGGTGCTCGGCGGCGGGGAGCGGCCGGAGACGTCGTCGTGGCTGAAGGTGACCTCGTTCGAGCAGGTGCTCAACAACTTCGAGGCGTCGTACTTCGCCGGGGCCCTCCTCATCAGCCGCGCCGCACTCGGCCGAGATCTGAGCGCTTTCTTCCAGCAATCGGTGTGGGACGAGGCCGCCTTCCTCGCCGCCTTCGACCGCTATCACGCGACGCCGGAGATGTTTTTTTACCGCCTCACCCAGCTTATCCCCGCCGACTTCGGGCTGCGCGAGATATACTTCATGCGCTTCAACAACGCGCGCGGAACCGACCGCTACACGCTCACGAAGGTGCTCAACATGAGCCACGTGCCCGTCCCCCACGGCTTCCGCCGCGACGAGCACTACTGCCGTCGATGGCCGTCGATGGCCGCGCTCCAGGCGCTCGACGCCCAGCAGTCCGCCGGGAAAGGCGACCGGCCCATCGTGCAGGTCCAGCGCTCCCATTTCTTGAATGACGGAGCAACGTTTTTCGAGATCGCGCTCGCCCGCCCGCTCGCCCTCACCGAAGGGACGAACACGGCTGTCTCCATCGGCTTCCTCGCAACCGAGGGGTTCAAACGCGCCGTCCGGTTCTGGAACGACGACGCTGTCCCGAGCCGCGACGTGAACCTCACGTGCGAGCGCTGCCCGCTCCCGCCCGACGTGTGCCACGTCCGTGCTGCACCGCCGACCGTGCTCGAAGACCGGGCTCGTCAGGCCCGCCGCGAACAGGCCCTCGCCGACCTCGGCGTGACGCTGGACTGA
- a CDS encoding malate synthase A (Catalyzes the aldol condensation of glyoxylate with acetyl-CoA to form malate as part of the second step of the glyoxylate bypass and an alternative to the tricarboxylic acid cycle), translated as MSTTMTSTVRWKSLADGVSINEAAHTPQAERVLSSEALPLVAALHRALEAERQTLLDARTERQAKWDAGDLPDFLGDEHPDAHGDWQVGTLPDDLLTRRVEITGPVSDPKMVINMLSRTDDGHRADAAMLDFEDSMKPSWGNVMQGVENVIGAAEGTLSFEKRDRSGEVVKTYELDPDDMPLMMVRVRGLHLDESNLRVDDTPVSGGLLDFALCMVHSAKTLMAKGKTPTYYVPKCEHYREARWWNRLFELTQEHLGIPVGTVKATFLIETLPAAFQMEEILYEFRAHAAGLNGGRWDKIFSDIKVLKEHEDRVMADRGSIGMSRPWMENYVRHLIKVCHRHGACGMGGMSAFTPGSTPEAREEQTRKVVEDKEFEARIGHDGCWVSHPYFIEHAMKPFKEKLDGKRNQLDVMPDIPDQPDLLPQGSGPRTLEGLHKNVNVGIGYMKGWNQDIGCVAWDGLMEDLATLEISRAQVWQWLHQRITLDDGTEVTRDLVRRVFDEELETILNELREAHADAPEETLNKEIERYRQAAADALAVFTEEEMRPFLACASNLVGDLDQQRTLKETGGCR; from the coding sequence ATGAGCACCACGATGACCTCCACCGTCCGCTGGAAATCCCTCGCCGACGGGGTCTCGATCAACGAGGCCGCCCACACCCCGCAGGCGGAGCGCGTCCTCTCTTCGGAAGCGCTTCCGCTCGTCGCCGCACTCCACCGCGCGCTCGAAGCCGAGCGCCAGACCCTCCTCGACGCCCGCACCGAGCGGCAAGCGAAGTGGGACGCCGGCGACCTCCCCGACTTCCTCGGGGACGAGCACCCCGACGCCCACGGCGACTGGCAAGTGGGCACGCTCCCCGACGACCTCCTCACGCGCCGCGTCGAGATCACCGGGCCGGTGTCGGACCCGAAGATGGTCATCAACATGCTCTCCCGCACCGACGACGGCCACCGCGCCGACGCCGCGATGCTCGACTTCGAGGACTCGATGAAGCCCTCGTGGGGCAACGTGATGCAGGGCGTCGAGAACGTCATCGGCGCGGCTGAGGGCACGCTCTCGTTCGAGAAGCGCGACCGCAGCGGAGAGGTCGTGAAGACCTACGAGCTCGACCCGGACGACATGCCGCTGATGATGGTCCGCGTCCGCGGCCTCCACCTCGACGAGTCGAACCTCCGTGTCGACGACACGCCCGTCTCGGGCGGCCTGCTCGACTTCGCCCTCTGCATGGTCCATTCGGCCAAAACCCTCATGGCGAAGGGGAAGACGCCGACGTACTACGTCCCCAAGTGCGAGCACTACCGCGAGGCCCGCTGGTGGAACCGGCTCTTCGAGCTGACGCAGGAGCACCTCGGCATCCCCGTCGGCACAGTCAAGGCGACGTTCCTCATCGAGACGCTCCCGGCCGCGTTCCAGATGGAGGAGATCCTCTACGAGTTCCGCGCCCACGCCGCCGGGCTCAACGGTGGCCGCTGGGACAAGATCTTCTCCGACATCAAGGTTCTCAAAGAGCACGAGGACCGCGTGATGGCCGACCGCGGCTCGATCGGGATGAGCCGGCCGTGGATGGAGAACTACGTCCGCCACCTCATCAAAGTCTGCCACCGGCACGGCGCGTGCGGGATGGGCGGGATGTCGGCGTTCACGCCCGGCAGCACGCCCGAGGCGCGCGAGGAGCAGACGCGGAAGGTGGTCGAGGACAAGGAGTTCGAGGCGCGCATCGGCCACGACGGCTGCTGGGTCTCGCACCCCTACTTCATCGAGCACGCGATGAAGCCGTTCAAAGAGAAGCTCGACGGCAAGCGCAACCAACTCGACGTGATGCCTGACATCCCCGATCAGCCGGACCTGCTCCCGCAAGGCTCTGGGCCGCGCACGCTCGAAGGGCTTCACAAGAACGTGAACGTCGGCATCGGCTACATGAAAGGCTGGAACCAGGACATCGGCTGCGTGGCGTGGGACGGGCTGATGGAGGACCTCGCGACGCTCGAAATCTCGCGCGCCCAGGTTTGGCAGTGGCTCCACCAGCGCATCACGCTCGACGACGGTACCGAGGTCACGCGCGACCTGGTCCGCCGCGTGTTCGACGAGGAGCTCGAAACCATCCTCAATGAGCTTCGCGAAGCGCATGCCGACGCGCCCGAGGAGACCCTCAACAAAGAGATCGAGCGGTATCGGCAGGCGGCCGCCGACGCCCTCGCCGTCTTCACCGAAGAGGAGATGCGGCCGTTCCTCGCCTGCGCCTCCAACCTCGTCGGCGACCTCGACCAACAACGCACCCTCAAAGAAACCGGCGGCTGCCGCTGA
- the aceA gene encoding isocitrate lyase, whose translation MQIDMNAHNQSAADLAHEWKNDARWAHAERRYTAEDVLKLRNSFPIKYTLAERGANRLWDLLHTEDYVNALGALTGNQAMQQVKAGLKAIYLSGWQVAADANLAGQMYPDQSLYPADSVPAVVKRINNTLLRADQIANAEGQGDDTYWMAPIVADAEAGFGGTLNAYELMRAMIEAGAAGVHFEDQLASEKKCGHLGGKVLVPTSQFVQTLTAARLAADVMGVPTVLIARTDADSATLITSDVDERDRPFIESGDRTPEGFFRVKSGIEPAIARGLAYAPYADLLWMETGKPDLDEARRFAEAIHAEYPDQMLAYNCSPSFNWEAHLDKATIAKFQQELGKMGFKFQFITLAGFHALNYSMFDLAKGYKERGMAAYSELQQAEFGAESEGYTATKHQREVGTGYFDAVRDVISGGEASTGAMAGSTETEQFH comes from the coding sequence ATGCAAATCGACATGAACGCACACAACCAGTCCGCCGCCGACCTCGCTCACGAATGGAAGAACGACGCGCGGTGGGCGCACGCCGAGCGGCGCTACACCGCCGAGGACGTGCTCAAGCTCCGCAACTCGTTCCCGATCAAATACACCCTCGCCGAGCGCGGGGCGAACCGGCTGTGGGACCTCCTCCACACCGAGGATTACGTCAACGCCCTCGGCGCGCTCACTGGCAACCAGGCCATGCAGCAGGTGAAGGCCGGACTGAAGGCGATCTACCTCAGCGGCTGGCAGGTCGCCGCCGACGCGAACCTCGCGGGCCAGATGTACCCCGACCAGAGCCTCTACCCGGCCGACTCCGTCCCGGCCGTCGTGAAGCGGATCAACAACACGCTCCTCCGCGCCGACCAGATCGCGAATGCCGAAGGGCAGGGTGACGACACGTATTGGATGGCGCCCATCGTCGCCGACGCCGAGGCCGGGTTCGGCGGAACGCTCAATGCGTACGAGCTGATGCGCGCGATGATCGAGGCGGGCGCGGCCGGTGTCCACTTCGAGGACCAGCTCGCTTCGGAGAAGAAGTGCGGCCACCTCGGCGGCAAAGTGCTCGTCCCGACGAGCCAGTTCGTCCAGACCCTCACCGCCGCGCGCCTCGCCGCGGATGTGATGGGCGTGCCTACCGTCCTCATCGCCCGCACCGACGCCGACAGCGCCACGCTCATCACGAGCGACGTGGACGAGCGCGACCGCCCGTTCATCGAGAGCGGCGACCGCACGCCCGAGGGCTTCTTCCGCGTCAAGAGCGGGATCGAGCCGGCGATCGCGCGCGGCCTCGCGTACGCGCCCTACGCCGACCTCCTGTGGATGGAGACCGGCAAGCCCGATCTCGACGAAGCGCGCCGCTTCGCCGAAGCCATCCACGCCGAGTACCCGGACCAGATGCTGGCGTACAACTGCTCGCCGAGCTTCAACTGGGAAGCCCACCTCGACAAAGCCACAATCGCCAAGTTCCAGCAGGAGCTGGGCAAGATGGGCTTCAAGTTCCAGTTCATCACGCTCGCCGGCTTCCACGCCCTCAACTATTCCATGTTCGACCTCGCCAAGGGGTACAAGGAGCGCGGGATGGCCGCCTACTCCGAGTTGCAGCAGGCCGAGTTCGGGGCCGAGTCCGAAGGCTATACCGCGACGAAGCACCAGCGCGAGGTCGGCACAGGCTACTTCGACGCCGTCCGCGACGTGATCTCCGGGGGCGAAGCCTCGACCGGCGCGATGGCCGGCTCGACGGAGACCGAGCAGTTCCACTGA
- a CDS encoding alanine--glyoxylate aminotransferase family protein, with product MEFHPFDPPHRTLMGPGPSDVSPRVLDALSRATIGHLDPRFIDLMDETKALLQYAFRTENALTMPVSGPGTAGMESCVVNLIEPGTKAVVCQNGVFGGRLKAMTERAGGEVVLVEDEWGRAVSPEKVEAALKANPDAEVLMFVHAETSTGVLSDAETLAKLGREHGCLVVADTVTSLGGSPLEVDAWGLDAVYSGTQKCLSCIPGLSPVTFSDRAVERVQQRTTPVQSWFMDLGLVVGYWGEGRKRAYHHTAPINSVYGLHESLLMLHEEGLEHAWARHRRLHEALKAGLEALGLEYVVPEAEQTPQLNMVRVPDGVDEADVRARLLHEHDLEIGAGLGALAGKVWRIGLMGYGCRPENVRTCIGALEAVLARSGGAEAAEAKLGARVEA from the coding sequence ATGGAATTCCACCCCTTCGACCCGCCGCACCGCACGCTCATGGGCCCCGGCCCGTCCGACGTATCGCCCCGCGTGCTCGACGCCCTTTCGCGGGCGACGATCGGCCACCTCGACCCGCGCTTCATCGACCTGATGGACGAGACGAAGGCCCTCCTCCAATACGCCTTTCGGACCGAGAACGCGCTGACGATGCCGGTCTCCGGGCCGGGCACGGCGGGGATGGAGAGTTGCGTGGTGAATCTCATCGAGCCGGGGACGAAGGCGGTCGTGTGCCAGAACGGCGTCTTCGGCGGGCGGCTGAAGGCGATGACGGAGCGGGCCGGCGGCGAGGTCGTGCTCGTGGAAGACGAGTGGGGCCGGGCCGTCTCGCCGGAGAAAGTCGAGGCCGCCCTCAAGGCGAACCCCGACGCCGAGGTGCTGATGTTCGTCCACGCCGAGACGAGCACGGGCGTGCTCTCCGACGCCGAGACGCTGGCGAAGCTCGGGCGCGAGCACGGTTGCCTCGTCGTCGCCGACACCGTGACGTCGCTCGGCGGCTCACCGTTGGAGGTCGACGCGTGGGGACTGGACGCGGTCTATTCCGGCACGCAGAAGTGCCTCTCGTGCATCCCCGGCCTGAGCCCGGTGACGTTCTCCGACCGCGCCGTCGAGCGCGTGCAGCAGCGGACGACGCCGGTGCAGAGCTGGTTCATGGATCTAGGGCTCGTCGTCGGGTACTGGGGCGAGGGACGGAAGCGGGCCTACCACCACACGGCGCCGATCAACAGCGTATACGGCCTCCACGAGTCGCTGCTGATGCTGCACGAGGAAGGGCTGGAACACGCGTGGGCGCGGCACCGCCGCCTGCACGAGGCGCTGAAGGCGGGTCTCGAAGCGCTCGGGCTGGAGTACGTCGTGCCCGAGGCGGAGCAGACGCCGCAGCTCAACATGGTCCGCGTGCCGGATGGCGTAGACGAGGCCGACGTGCGCGCCCGGCTGCTGCACGAGCACGACCTCGAGATCGGCGCGGGGCTCGGCGCGCTCGCAGGGAAGGTGTGGCGGATCGGGCTGATGGGCTACGGCTGTCGGCCGGAGAACGTGCGGACGTGCATCGGCGCGCTCGAAGCCGTGCTCGCGCGGAGCGGCGGGGCGGAGGCCGCCGAGGCGAAGCTGGGTGCGAGAGTAGAGGCGTGA
- a CDS encoding LytR C-terminal domain-containing protein, translating into MGDVRSRMGGLLLSLGLAVAGVLALVLVYSFATRFLAPDTSPVRTENPTGLLGDIVQVEVLNGCGEPGIAGQVTQFLRDHDFDVVNSGNYADFEQAQSLVIDRVGNREAALRVAAILGIDEAYVREEIGEGYYVDASVVLGRDYPSLRAFGEDAPRFSFP; encoded by the coding sequence ATGGGTGATGTCCGCAGCCGGATGGGGGGGCTGCTGCTGAGCCTCGGGCTCGCGGTGGCCGGCGTGCTCGCGCTCGTCCTCGTCTACTCCTTCGCCACGCGCTTCCTCGCCCCGGATACGAGCCCCGTGCGGACCGAGAACCCGACGGGCCTGCTCGGCGACATCGTGCAGGTCGAGGTGCTCAATGGGTGTGGCGAGCCGGGCATCGCCGGCCAGGTGACGCAGTTCCTCCGCGACCACGACTTCGACGTGGTGAACAGCGGCAACTACGCCGACTTCGAGCAGGCGCAGTCGCTCGTGATCGACCGCGTCGGCAACCGGGAGGCGGCGTTGCGGGTAGCTGCGATCCTCGGCATCGATGAGGCGTATGTCAGAGAGGAGATCGGCGAAGGCTATTACGTCGACGCCTCCGTCGTCCTCGGCCGGGACTACCCGAGCCTCCGCGCCTTCGGCGAGGACGCCCCTCGTTTTTCGTTCCCCTAA
- the rsfS gene encoding ribosome silencing factor has translation MSTTSSASRPKQRSTHRPARELAALAVEAMHSKKASDVTVIDVRKVSGVTDYLVIGTGGSDMQVRAVAEAVREQIREQADERPWKREGMQHNQWVVLDYVDLVVHVFDRERREYYDLERLWGDAPMEHVADDADVVKLLQPESGQ, from the coding sequence ATGAGCACCACCTCCTCCGCTTCTCGTCCGAAACAACGCAGCACCCACCGCCCGGCCCGTGAGTTGGCCGCCCTCGCCGTCGAGGCGATGCACAGCAAGAAAGCCAGCGACGTCACCGTCATCGACGTCCGCAAGGTGTCCGGCGTGACGGACTACCTCGTCATCGGGACCGGCGGGTCGGACATGCAGGTCCGGGCCGTCGCCGAGGCGGTGCGCGAGCAGATCCGCGAGCAGGCCGACGAGCGCCCGTGGAAGCGCGAGGGGATGCAGCACAACCAGTGGGTAGTGCTCGACTACGTCGACCTCGTCGTGCACGTCTTCGACCGGGAGCGGCGCGAGTACTACGACCTCGAACGGCTCTGGGGCGATGCCCCGATGGAGCACGTCGCCGACGATGCCGATGTCGTGAAGCTCCTCCAGCCGGAGTCCGGCCAATGA
- a CDS encoding DUF423 domain-containing protein, giving the protein MDNASGSDARLFLVAGALSAAVAVAAGAFGAHALDGVVPPGRIATFETAARYEMVHALALLLVGRMAVGRADRWLAWSGRLFLVGTVLFSGSLYLLVLTETPWLGAITPLGGVAFIAGWLALAYAAMRETT; this is encoded by the coding sequence GTGGATAACGCCTCAGGCTCCGACGCCCGCCTGTTCCTCGTCGCCGGGGCGCTGTCGGCGGCTGTCGCCGTCGCGGCGGGCGCGTTCGGCGCGCACGCCCTCGATGGTGTCGTGCCGCCCGGCCGGATCGCGACGTTCGAGACGGCGGCGCGGTACGAGATGGTCCACGCGCTCGCGCTCCTGCTCGTCGGACGCATGGCGGTCGGACGCGCGGACCGGTGGTTGGCGTGGTCCGGTCGGCTGTTCCTCGTCGGGACCGTGCTGTTCTCCGGCAGCCTCTACCTCCTCGTGCTCACCGAGACGCCGTGGCTCGGCGCGATCACGCCGCTCGGCGGCGTCGCCTTCATCGCGGGGTGGCTCGCGCTGGCATACGCGGCCATGCGAGAAACGACGTAG
- the lipB gene encoding lipoyl(octanoyl) transferase LipB yields MSQPAIACHLGRIAYEPAWALQRAVQQRLVAAKRSEPAEPLPHVLLVVEHPPVFTLGKSGDRANLLADDAGLARRGATFVPVDRGGDITYHGPGQLVVYPLLDLDRLRYADGQSGTDIHRYLRELEEAVRLTCADYGLAAGRVDGRTGVWIGPDAGPDGRAERKVCAMGIRCSRWVTMHGLALNLNTDLSYFDLIVPCGIADRGVTSLAAELGRPVDEAEATERLLGHLAARFGLALTLYRGDAADNFLDTFRVGTPSPDV; encoded by the coding sequence GTGAGCCAGCCCGCCATCGCCTGCCATCTCGGGCGGATCGCCTACGAGCCCGCGTGGGCGTTGCAGCGCGCCGTCCAGCAGCGGCTCGTCGCGGCGAAGCGGAGCGAGCCGGCGGAGCCGCTCCCCCACGTCCTCCTCGTCGTCGAGCACCCGCCGGTGTTCACGCTCGGCAAGAGCGGCGACCGCGCGAACCTGCTGGCCGACGACGCGGGGCTCGCCCGGCGCGGCGCGACGTTCGTGCCCGTCGACCGCGGCGGCGACATCACGTACCACGGCCCCGGCCAGCTCGTCGTCTATCCCCTCCTCGACCTCGACCGGCTTCGCTACGCGGACGGCCAGAGCGGCACCGACATCCACCGCTACCTCCGCGAACTGGAAGAAGCCGTCCGCCTCACCTGTGCCGACTACGGGCTCGCGGCCGGTCGGGTCGACGGGCGGACGGGCGTGTGGATCGGACCGGACGCCGGCCCCGACGGGCGCGCGGAGCGGAAGGTCTGCGCCATGGGGATCCGGTGCAGCCGGTGGGTCACGATGCACGGCCTCGCGCTCAACCTCAACACCGACCTCTCGTACTTCGACCTCATCGTGCCCTGCGGCATCGCCGACCGCGGCGTGACCTCGCTCGCGGCCGAACTCGGCCGGCCCGTGGACGAGGCCGAGGCCACGGAGCGCCTGCTCGGCCACCTCGCCGCGCGGTTCGGTCTCGCGCTAACCCTCTATCGTGGGGACGCCGCGGACAACTTTCTCGACACGTTCCGCGTAGGCACCCCCTCGCCGGACGTGTAA